The Sinomicrobium kalidii genome contains a region encoding:
- a CDS encoding TonB-dependent receptor: protein MKRLFLFFAFLGFSATALAQTGTIKGTVTAVNNSPLEYVTITIGQNGTSKGALTDSRGAYEITGIQPGAYLLKASSVGLKTREIRVVVRSNETTSVPNIVLTEQQEQLAEVVVEGHKTNKYAQKESAYVSKMPLSDIENPQVFNSIGSELLEDQVVTNFNDALKNAPGISLLWEPTGRGNDGAGYFSIRGFAVQPTMLNALPALTNGSPDLANTERIEVIKGPSGTLYGSSLISYGGLINIVTKKPFSTFRGNVSYTAGSYGQNRVTVDVNTPLSSEKDINLRVNGAYHTQNSYQDAGFRRSFFVAPSLSYQVNDKLSFLVNAEIYNGRSTNQTMLFLDRGAPLRVHNMEELDYDHKRSYTSNDLYIDNPTYSLQAQMNYKLSDHWTSQTAFSNSSAKSDGYYSYLYEGTQYTPLTEGIVLARYINKQKSETVGTDIQQNFIGDFEIGSMRNRIVAGIDYLQTNVNNNSTPYIQNGMVYIGSDLQGFNEQVLGITDPAGYTDDSGVLTQAGTDALLAESQITPNKTVQEIFSVYASDVINILPELSAMASLRVDRFWDDTYNQTSFSPKFGLVYQPVLDKVSVFANYMDGFTNVAPQTIVTEGVTSVESFKPEHANQLEFGTKLNLFDDKLTATLSYYDIKVTDRTLRVDIDANNYFYTQDGEQRSKGFEANINANPVRGLNLIAGYSYNDSRLEEGAADFKGRRPEEAGPVNMANFWAGYQFTGGRLEGFGLGFGGNYAGENKIMNRNTTGVFTVPEYTVLNASAFYGTRDFRITLKLDNITDEEYYKGWSTINPQWTRTISANFSYTF, encoded by the coding sequence ATGAAAAGACTATTTCTTTTCTTTGCCTTTCTGGGCTTTTCTGCTACAGCCCTGGCACAAACAGGAACTATTAAAGGGACCGTTACTGCCGTGAATAATTCTCCTCTTGAATATGTAACCATAACAATAGGACAGAACGGTACTTCCAAAGGAGCATTGACCGACAGCCGCGGCGCCTATGAAATTACCGGAATTCAACCCGGAGCATACCTGCTGAAAGCCTCTTCGGTAGGTTTGAAAACCCGTGAAATAAGGGTTGTGGTAAGAAGTAATGAAACTACTTCCGTACCCAACATTGTGCTCACCGAACAACAGGAACAACTCGCCGAAGTGGTTGTTGAAGGTCATAAAACCAACAAATACGCACAAAAAGAAAGTGCATATGTCTCTAAAATGCCATTAAGCGATATCGAAAACCCGCAGGTATTCAACAGCATAGGCAGCGAACTCCTCGAAGACCAGGTCGTGACCAACTTTAACGACGCCCTGAAAAACGCTCCCGGTATTAGCCTGCTATGGGAACCCACAGGAAGGGGTAACGACGGCGCCGGATATTTTTCCATTCGCGGATTTGCCGTACAGCCCACCATGCTCAATGCCCTCCCCGCCCTGACCAACGGAAGCCCGGACCTTGCCAATACCGAGCGTATTGAGGTTATCAAAGGCCCATCGGGCACACTTTACGGAAGCAGCCTTATTTCGTATGGCGGACTTATCAATATTGTTACCAAAAAACCGTTCAGCACGTTCAGGGGCAATGTTTCCTATACCGCGGGAAGCTACGGACAAAACCGGGTTACGGTAGATGTCAATACACCCCTGAGCAGTGAGAAAGACATCAACCTGCGTGTAAACGGTGCCTATCACACCCAGAACAGCTACCAGGATGCCGGGTTCAGAAGATCATTTTTCGTAGCCCCCTCCTTATCCTACCAGGTAAACGACAAGCTCTCGTTTCTTGTCAACGCTGAAATCTATAACGGAAGGAGTACCAACCAGACCATGCTTTTCCTCGACCGGGGAGCACCGCTGCGTGTACACAATATGGAGGAGCTTGATTACGATCACAAGCGGTCTTATACCAGCAACGACCTGTACATAGACAACCCTACATACAGCCTTCAGGCACAGATGAACTATAAACTCAGTGACCACTGGACTTCACAGACTGCGTTTTCCAATTCTTCTGCAAAATCAGACGGGTATTACTCCTACCTGTATGAAGGAACACAGTATACACCCCTTACAGAAGGTATCGTACTGGCAAGATATATCAACAAACAGAAATCGGAAACCGTTGGTACGGATATCCAGCAAAATTTTATAGGAGACTTCGAGATAGGCTCCATGAGGAACAGGATCGTAGCGGGGATCGATTACCTGCAAACCAATGTCAATAACAACAGCACCCCTTATATCCAAAACGGAATGGTTTACATAGGAAGTGACCTGCAAGGGTTTAATGAACAAGTGCTGGGCATAACCGATCCTGCAGGTTATACCGATGACAGCGGGGTACTTACCCAGGCCGGGACCGATGCTCTGCTTGCCGAATCCCAAATAACACCGAATAAGACCGTACAGGAAATTTTCAGTGTATACGCTTCCGATGTCATCAACATCCTTCCTGAGCTGTCTGCCATGGCCAGCCTTCGTGTAGACCGCTTCTGGGACGACACCTACAACCAGACTTCTTTTTCCCCGAAATTCGGACTGGTATACCAGCCCGTGCTCGACAAGGTTTCCGTTTTTGCCAATTACATGGACGGGTTTACCAATGTCGCTCCTCAAACCATAGTAACAGAAGGTGTCACCTCGGTAGAATCTTTTAAGCCGGAGCATGCCAACCAGCTTGAGTTCGGAACCAAATTAAACCTCTTTGACGATAAATTAACGGCTACCCTGAGTTACTACGATATTAAAGTAACCGACAGGACACTCCGGGTAGACATCGATGCCAATAATTATTTCTATACCCAGGATGGTGAACAGAGGAGTAAAGGGTTCGAAGCCAATATCAACGCCAACCCCGTACGGGGATTAAACCTGATAGCAGGTTACAGCTACAATGACAGCAGGTTAGAAGAAGGTGCTGCTGATTTTAAAGGCAGAAGACCCGAAGAAGCGGGCCCCGTAAACATGGCCAATTTCTGGGCAGGTTACCAGTTTACCGGAGGTAGGCTCGAAGGTTTCGGTTTAGGTTTCGGAGGCAACTATGCGGGCGAAAACAAGATCATGAACCGGAATACGACCGGAGTGTTCACCGTACCGGAATACACCGTACTCAATGCATCCGCATTTTACGGCACACGCGATTTCCGCATTACGCTGAAACTCGATAACATCACAGATGAAGAATACTATAAGGGATGGTCTACCATCAACCCGCAATGGACCAGGACCATATCGGCCAACTTTTCTTATACGTTCTAA
- the rpmA gene encoding 50S ribosomal protein L27 yields MAHKKGVGSSKNGRESESKRLGVKIYGGQAAVAGNIIVRQRGTAHNPGENVYMGKDHTLHAKIDGVVKFEKKRGNKSYVSIEPFEA; encoded by the coding sequence ATGGCTCACAAAAAAGGTGTAGGTAGTTCCAAAAACGGTAGGGAATCAGAATCTAAACGCCTCGGTGTAAAAATATACGGAGGACAAGCTGCCGTTGCAGGAAATATCATCGTACGTCAACGCGGTACAGCCCATAACCCGGGTGAAAATGTGTACATGGGTAAAGACCATACCCTGCACGCAAAAATTGACGGCGTTGTAAAATTCGAAAAGAAAAGAGGTAATAAATCTTATGTTTCCATAGAGCCTTTCGAGGCTTAG
- the rplU gene encoding 50S ribosomal protein L21: MYAIVEIAGQQFKVAKDQKVFVHRLAEEEGAKISFDNVLLLDNSGDVTIGAPAIDGASVEAKIVKHLKGDKVIVFKKKRRKGYRVKNGHRQALTEIVVENIVASGAKKSAPKAKAEKPAKKEEAETAAKKAPAKKAGKQAAGDDLRKIEGIGPKIAELFNNAGISSYADLAAASVDKLKDILTEAGPRYASKVPDTWPQQAQLAADGKWDELKELQEKLDGGIEK, translated from the coding sequence ATGTATGCAATTGTAGAGATAGCAGGGCAGCAATTCAAAGTTGCGAAAGACCAGAAGGTTTTCGTACACCGCCTGGCCGAAGAAGAAGGAGCGAAAATATCTTTCGACAATGTTCTTCTGCTGGACAATTCAGGTGACGTTACCATCGGCGCCCCGGCTATAGATGGCGCTTCCGTAGAAGCCAAAATAGTGAAGCACCTCAAGGGTGACAAAGTTATTGTTTTCAAAAAGAAAAGACGAAAAGGTTACAGGGTAAAGAACGGCCACAGGCAGGCCCTCACCGAAATCGTTGTTGAGAACATCGTCGCTTCAGGAGCAAAGAAATCTGCTCCCAAGGCCAAAGCGGAAAAACCTGCCAAAAAAGAAGAGGCAGAAACTGCAGCCAAAAAAGCTCCCGCAAAAAAAGCCGGCAAACAGGCTGCCGGGGACGACCTGAGAAAAATAGAAGGCATCGGACCCAAAATTGCAGAATTGTTTAACAACGCCGGGATCAGTTCGTATGCAGACCTGGCTGCTGCTTCCGTAGACAAGTTGAAAGACATCCTCACCGAAGCAGGCCCGCGCTATGCAAGTAAAGTTCCCGACACATGGCCTCAGCAGGCACAACTCGCAGCTGACGGCAAATGGGACGAATTGAAAGAATTACAGGAAAAACTGGACGGTGGTATTGAAAAATAG
- a CDS encoding DUF4199 domain-containing protein, producing the protein MGSKHISLRYGIVTAIVLIAYFLIVKLFDLHENIWLRLLNGAIVAYGIYASIRYKRLVQQEKFDYYAGATTGIFTGFLATIIFVGFMGIYMFHLDPAFPEKIMNTWIRGYNQGPGILLFIVAVEGFASTVVLTLAFMQKFKPSWNLSKKIPGKA; encoded by the coding sequence ATGGGCTCAAAACATATTTCCCTCCGGTACGGCATTGTCACGGCCATTGTTTTAATTGCCTATTTTCTGATCGTTAAACTGTTCGATCTTCACGAAAATATATGGCTCCGTCTGCTCAACGGGGCGATCGTAGCCTATGGTATCTATGCTTCCATCCGCTACAAGCGCCTTGTGCAACAGGAAAAATTCGACTATTATGCCGGTGCTACAACCGGGATATTCACAGGTTTTCTGGCCACGATCATTTTTGTCGGGTTTATGGGAATATACATGTTCCACCTGGACCCTGCTTTCCCGGAAAAAATAATGAATACGTGGATACGTGGCTATAACCAGGGACCGGGAATATTACTCTTTATTGTTGCGGTGGAAGGATTTGCCTCTACCGTGGTACTCACTCTTGCTTTTATGCAAAAATTCAAGCCCTCCTGGAACCTCTCGAAGAAAATCCCGGGAAAAGCATAA
- a CDS encoding DMT family transporter → MNNSKNNKWLILSVLALVWGSSFILIKHGLTGLSPVELGSFRILFAALFLMVVGFKSLKQIRKHHWKYIVITSFLGTFIPAYFFAIAQTQIDSSVTAILNSMVPLNALILGILFFRVGFEKKQVIGVLIGLLGSILLIFNGASMNPGQNYFFAIFIIIATICYALNVNILKRYLQDLNSLSIVTGNFLVLAVPALTILLFSGILEHINSPATLASIGFIFILGVIGTGIANILFFRLVQISSPVFATSVTYLIPVVASIWGFLDHEKMNARQLVGAAIVLTGVYLAGKKASSKKGKAVLRKKFS, encoded by the coding sequence ATGAACAACAGCAAGAACAACAAATGGTTAATTCTCTCCGTACTTGCCCTGGTATGGGGAAGTTCGTTTATTCTGATAAAACACGGCCTCACCGGGCTCTCCCCGGTAGAGCTGGGCTCATTCCGGATATTATTCGCCGCGTTATTCCTGATGGTAGTCGGTTTCAAAAGCCTGAAACAGATACGCAAACACCACTGGAAGTACATTGTCATTACTTCCTTCCTCGGAACGTTTATCCCGGCCTATTTTTTTGCCATCGCACAAACACAAATTGACAGTTCGGTAACGGCAATCCTCAATTCCATGGTGCCGCTGAACGCCCTGATTTTAGGTATTCTTTTCTTCCGTGTGGGTTTTGAGAAAAAACAGGTTATCGGTGTACTTATCGGTCTTCTGGGAAGTATCCTTCTCATTTTCAACGGGGCATCCATGAACCCCGGGCAGAATTATTTTTTCGCCATATTCATTATCATCGCCACCATCTGTTACGCCCTTAACGTAAATATCCTGAAACGATATTTACAGGACCTCAACTCACTGAGTATTGTCACCGGAAATTTTCTGGTATTGGCTGTTCCCGCCCTGACCATACTGCTATTCTCCGGTATACTGGAGCACATCAACTCCCCCGCGACCCTGGCATCTATAGGTTTTATTTTCATATTGGGTGTTATTGGAACCGGAATAGCTAACATTCTGTTTTTCCGGCTGGTCCAGATCTCTTCTCCGGTATTTGCCACTTCCGTGACCTACCTTATCCCGGTTGTAGCTTCTATCTGGGGTTTTCTTGACCATGAGAAAATGAATGCCCGGCAATTGGTGGGTGCCGCTATTGTCCTGACCGGTGTTTACCTCGCCGGTAAAAAGGCTTCCAGCAAAAAAGGTAAAGCCGTTCTCCGCAAGAAGTTTTCCTGA
- a CDS encoding ArsR/SmtB family transcription factor: MDIVEISKVLSNKARVDILTWLKHPEEHFPPHRELGHFNDGVCVDHIRRKTGLSQSTVSHYLNMMYKAGLIEPTRYGKWTYFKRNEETLNAYRKEIENI; encoded by the coding sequence ATGGATATTGTAGAAATAAGCAAAGTACTGTCTAACAAGGCAAGGGTGGATATCCTTACCTGGCTGAAACATCCGGAGGAACACTTTCCGCCGCACCGGGAGCTCGGTCATTTTAACGACGGTGTTTGTGTAGATCACATCCGGAGAAAAACGGGATTGTCGCAGTCTACCGTATCGCATTACCTGAACATGATGTACAAGGCCGGGTTAATCGAACCCACCCGTTACGGCAAATGGACCTATTTTAAAAGGAACGAGGAAACACTAAACGCGTACCGGAAAGAAATAGAAAACATATAA
- a CDS encoding alginate lyase family protein produces MNKHCIALVCCILFGILRAFPGTAGDIFEKLDLNDPALKAVKMYYDKGRTQEARKVLLDIFRRKENLYIQVSETDLPYIRDHYKEEVRTSIKTADEVRNKYFLFRYEWDMEKTTAPYQFKKEIDWHAEPFGDPEWTFMLNRHRYWVDLGKAYFFTGKEKYASTFVEQVTHWIDNNPVLESNQWKSWRRIEAGIRAENWIKTFELVKNSRHITPQFLEKLLDALYVHAEFIDRGYNRHSQMSNWGVLEFHGLFNLAVFLDKFKAAEKWRESAIDKLNTCIQNQVPDDGTQWEQSPMYHNEVFHCYLNTILLAQRKNIELPETTLQKTKDMAYANVEWQKPNYHEPLLGDSDDNDLRGLLTTAAIVFKDKTIRSRAYDTLDYHNFFVFGKEKQKKYSNMDGQEPDFLSAYQQNSGDLYSRSSWKEDAYYSSFHMKRLGGGHSHDNLLHFTLFAHGRDYLIDGGRYTYVNNKWRKYFKDNKAHNTLGVDGLPNSAYAGSWGNAYEARSEGVFTKITKDYDYAEAINTAYLRLEDPVWMKRRMIYIKPDLWILVDSFNGKEEHTYSRYFNFPDKQVEIQNGGLSTTHAGNNLHIRPLKKPEIQLEDAWWSPEYNLKKPVKRAELYKKKKGFTSFITLLYFPENNRLHYEKIPVYNRQDKVVADNEAEAVKITFSGKEYILVVSHKASNNLNPFLLVEGQVLSGEVILVEREEDTQTIHLIK; encoded by the coding sequence ATGAACAAACATTGCATTGCACTGGTATGCTGCATCCTCTTCGGAATTCTCAGAGCCTTCCCCGGAACGGCCGGCGATATTTTCGAAAAACTGGACCTGAACGACCCCGCCCTGAAAGCGGTAAAAATGTACTACGACAAGGGCCGGACGCAAGAGGCCCGGAAAGTGCTCCTGGACATTTTTCGCCGGAAGGAAAACCTGTATATACAAGTTTCCGAAACCGACCTGCCCTACATCCGCGACCATTACAAGGAAGAAGTCCGGACTTCCATAAAAACTGCAGACGAAGTGCGCAATAAGTACTTCCTCTTCCGCTACGAATGGGACATGGAAAAGACTACAGCCCCCTACCAGTTCAAAAAGGAAATAGACTGGCATGCCGAACCCTTCGGAGACCCGGAATGGACCTTTATGCTCAACCGGCACCGCTATTGGGTAGACCTGGGCAAGGCCTATTTCTTCACCGGAAAGGAAAAGTATGCCAGCACCTTTGTGGAGCAGGTGACCCACTGGATAGACAACAACCCGGTACTGGAAAGCAACCAATGGAAATCATGGCGGCGGATCGAAGCCGGTATCCGGGCCGAAAACTGGATAAAGACCTTTGAACTGGTCAAAAATTCCCGTCATATTACCCCGCAATTCCTGGAAAAGCTCCTCGACGCCCTTTATGTCCATGCCGAATTTATAGACCGGGGATATAACAGGCACTCGCAAATGAGTAACTGGGGCGTACTGGAATTTCACGGACTTTTTAACCTTGCTGTATTTTTAGATAAATTCAAAGCGGCGGAAAAGTGGAGAGAAAGCGCAATTGACAAACTAAACACCTGCATCCAAAACCAGGTACCGGACGACGGCACGCAATGGGAACAATCGCCCATGTACCACAACGAAGTGTTTCACTGTTACCTGAACACCATATTGCTCGCCCAAAGAAAAAACATCGAACTTCCCGAAACCACGCTGCAAAAAACAAAAGATATGGCCTATGCCAACGTGGAGTGGCAAAAACCAAACTACCACGAACCCCTGCTGGGCGACAGCGACGACAATGACCTGCGCGGGCTACTGACCACAGCCGCCATAGTTTTTAAAGACAAGACTATAAGGTCCAGGGCATATGACACACTCGACTATCATAATTTCTTTGTTTTCGGGAAAGAAAAGCAAAAAAAGTACAGCAACATGGATGGGCAGGAACCGGATTTCCTGTCGGCATACCAGCAAAACTCCGGTGATCTTTATTCCCGTTCTTCGTGGAAAGAGGATGCTTATTACAGCAGTTTTCACATGAAACGACTGGGTGGAGGGCATTCTCATGACAACCTGCTGCACTTCACCCTTTTTGCCCACGGCAGGGATTACCTCATCGACGGAGGCCGCTACACCTACGTCAATAACAAATGGCGAAAATATTTCAAGGACAACAAGGCACATAACACACTTGGGGTAGACGGCCTGCCCAACAGCGCGTATGCGGGTTCCTGGGGCAATGCCTACGAAGCCCGGTCCGAAGGTGTTTTTACCAAGATCACAAAAGACTACGATTATGCCGAAGCCATCAACACCGCTTACCTCCGGCTGGAAGACCCCGTATGGATGAAACGCAGAATGATTTACATCAAACCGGACCTTTGGATACTGGTAGACAGCTTTAACGGAAAAGAAGAACACACCTATTCACGGTATTTCAATTTCCCGGACAAGCAGGTGGAAATACAAAACGGCGGATTATCCACCACCCATGCCGGTAATAATCTGCACATCCGGCCCTTGAAAAAACCTGAAATACAATTAGAAGATGCCTGGTGGTCTCCGGAATACAACCTGAAAAAACCCGTAAAACGCGCAGAACTGTATAAAAAGAAAAAAGGCTTCACTTCCTTTATCACCTTGTTGTACTTTCCGGAAAATAACCGTTTACACTATGAAAAAATACCGGTTTATAACAGGCAGGATAAAGTTGTAGCTGACAACGAAGCCGAAGCCGTAAAAATAACTTTTTCCGGAAAAGAGTACATCCTTGTAGTGTCACATAAGGCATCAAATAACCTGAATCCTTTTTTACTGGTGGAAGGCCAGGTACTCTCCGGTGAAGTCATCCTTGTGGAACGGGAAGAGGACACCCAAACAATTCACCTGATTAAATAA